One Pseudomonas tolaasii NCPPB 2192 genomic window carries:
- a CDS encoding purine-cytosine permease family protein, whose amino-acid sequence MAANDTTPLIERRSIDYIPEAERHGRLLSQFTLWMGANLQITAIVTGALAVVLGGDVFWSLIGLLIGQLIGGGVMALHAAQGPKLGLPQMISSRVQFGVYGAAIPIVLVCLMYLGFTATGTVLSGQALGQLFGVSDSAGILIFASVIVLVTVLGYRVIHFIGRVASVIGVIAFVYLFSRLMSQTDVGALLQIRHFSWSSFLLAVSLAASWQIAFGPYVADYSRYLPSNTSSVKTFLAAGAGSVIGAQVAMVLGVFAAAMSNGQFAGHEVAYIVGLSGTGATAALLYFSIAFGKVTISTLNSYGSFMCIATIISGFRGRLEVTRLQRLVFVLVIVGTATLIALLGQHSFLGAFKSFILFLLAFFTPWSAINLVDYYCITRERYDVPALADPNGRYGRWNLLGISVYVFGVLVQLPFISTKFYTGPLVAALGDVDISWVIGLVLPAALYYLCAKKWHGTVPDQLILPVEQGATPTTTNRLAAQA is encoded by the coding sequence ATGGCTGCAAATGACACCACCCCGTTGATCGAAAGGCGTTCGATCGACTACATCCCGGAAGCGGAAAGACACGGTCGTCTATTGAGCCAGTTCACCCTGTGGATGGGTGCCAACCTGCAAATCACCGCGATTGTCACCGGGGCCCTGGCCGTGGTGCTGGGCGGTGACGTGTTCTGGTCGTTGATCGGCTTGCTGATCGGCCAATTGATCGGCGGCGGCGTGATGGCGTTGCATGCGGCGCAAGGGCCCAAGCTGGGCCTGCCGCAGATGATCTCCAGTCGGGTGCAGTTCGGCGTGTATGGCGCGGCGATTCCGATCGTGCTGGTGTGCCTGATGTACCTGGGTTTCACCGCCACCGGGACAGTGTTGTCCGGCCAGGCGCTGGGCCAGTTGTTCGGGGTCAGTGACAGTGCCGGCATACTGATCTTTGCCAGTGTCATCGTGCTGGTGACAGTACTCGGTTATCGGGTGATCCATTTCATTGGTCGTGTCGCCAGCGTCATTGGCGTGATCGCCTTTGTCTACCTGTTCAGCCGACTGATGAGCCAGACCGATGTGGGCGCTCTCTTGCAGATCCGCCACTTCAGCTGGAGCAGCTTTCTGCTGGCGGTGTCGCTCGCGGCGTCCTGGCAGATCGCGTTCGGCCCTTACGTGGCGGACTACTCACGCTATTTGCCGAGCAATACGTCTTCGGTGAAAACCTTTCTCGCCGCGGGCGCCGGCTCGGTGATTGGCGCGCAGGTGGCCATGGTCCTCGGCGTGTTTGCCGCGGCCATGTCCAACGGGCAATTCGCCGGTCATGAAGTGGCCTACATCGTGGGCTTGAGTGGTACGGGTGCCACGGCTGCGCTGCTGTACTTCAGCATCGCGTTCGGCAAGGTCACCATCTCCACGCTCAACTCCTACGGCAGCTTCATGTGCATCGCCACCATCATCAGCGGTTTTCGTGGCCGCCTTGAGGTCACGCGCTTGCAGCGCCTGGTGTTCGTGCTGGTGATTGTCGGCACCGCGACCTTGATCGCCTTGCTCGGCCAGCATTCGTTCCTCGGGGCGTTCAAGTCTTTCATCCTGTTTCTGCTGGCGTTCTTCACGCCGTGGAGCGCGATCAACCTGGTGGATTACTACTGCATCACCCGTGAACGCTACGACGTGCCGGCGCTGGCCGACCCGAACGGTCGTTATGGGCGTTGGAACCTGCTGGGTATCAGCGTGTATGTGTTTGGCGTGCTGGTGCAGTTGCCGTTCATCTCCACCAAGTTCTACACCGGCCCTCTGGTGGCCGCGCTGGGTGATGTGGACATTTCCTGGGTCATCGGTCTGGTCCTGCCCGCAGCGCTGTATTACCTGTGTGCGAAAAAATGGCACGGCACGGTGCCCGATCAACTGATCCTGCCGGTAGAGCAGGGCGCTACACCAACAACGACAAACAGGCTGGCTGCACAAGCCTGA